In Streptacidiphilus sp. P02-A3a, the DNA window GCGATCACGGCGTTGACCTGGAAGAAGAGTGGCGGACACGAGCCCGGGGGCCGGGCCGTCAGGAACAGAAGGATCCGCGGATTCCGCGATTTGGCCCTGACGGAGATCGCTGGTAGAGGCACCTGGCTCATCGGGCCTGGTAGAGGCCGTGGCTGTAGGCGAAGTCCATGCAGGCGGCGCGGGCGTTGTAGGCGTCGTGGTGCAGCCGGGCCCAGCGGCCGTCCTGGCGGATGACGGCGGCGACGATGTCTTGAGGTTGACGGTCGTGGTGCCGTAGATCGGGAGTTCGGTGGACAGCCAGCCGAAGGAGGACGGGTTTTGCTTGCGGTCCGGGTCCTCCCAGCGGTCGAGGGCGCGCTGGAAGGTCTGTGTGCCGAGGGAGGCCCACACGCCCCAGGAGAAAACCTCGCCGGTGTCGCGGACGGGTATCTCGGTCAGGCCGTGGATGAAGAACGCCTGGCCCTTGATGACGCACAGGTCCGAGTCGGTCGGCTGCCCTCGTCGTCGGCGTAGTCCGCACGCCACAAGTCCGGGGAGCGGGCACCGTAGGAGAGGGCAGGGTCGACGTGGTCGCCGTGGCAGCAGGCACAGGTGAGCGATTGCGGCGTGCTGATCATGGCTGGGCAGCGTACCGCGTGTCACCGACGTCCATGCCAGAGGGCGCCTGTGGGGCGTTTCGACTTCATCGAAGGCTGGTATGACCTGCACCGATTCCATAGCGGCCTGGGCTGCAAAGCCCAGCCGCTTGGGAAGCCACCAACGCAGCCTGACCGACACCCACAACCTGTTCGTCGAACCGGAGCGAGCTCAGCCGATGCCGGGGACGCCGCACCTCGCTCACCAGGGGAGGGTGCCTCCGGCGCTGAAGTACCCCCCGGTGGGGCCGTCGGGGGCGACCATCGCCATCCGCACGATCACCTCGGCTCCCTGCTCCACGGTCTGGGCACCGGTGTTCCCGTTCAGGTCGGTGCTGGTGAAGCCGGGCTCCACGGCGTTGACGCGCATCCACGGGAACGCCTTGGCGTACTGCACCGTGACCATGTTGACCGCGGCCTTGGACGCCGGATAGGCGACGCCGGGGTAGGCGTACGAGGGCGTCCCCGGCGCTGTGACTCGGGTCAGCGAGGCCAGGCCGCTGCTGACGTTGACCATGACCGCGGCGGCGGAGCGTTCCAGCAGCGGCAGTATGGCGTGGGTGACCCGGACCGTCCCGAAGACGTTGGTCTCGAAGGTCCTGCGCATCAGGTCGGCGGTCACGTCGGCGGCGCCGACCGTCCCGGACTCGCTCATCTCGACCTGCACGCCCGCGTTGTTGACCAGGACGTCGAGGCCCCCGTCCGCCGCGATGGTCTTCGCGGCCGCCTCGACCGAGGAGTCGTCGGTGACGTCGAGCACGACCAGCCGGGCGCCCAGTTCCGTGGCGGCGCGGCGGCCCCGGTCGGCGTCCCGGCAGCCGAGGTAGACGGTGTGTCCCGCTTCGATGAGTCGGCGGGCGGCCGCGAAGCCGAGACCCTTGTTCGCTCCGGTGATCAGTGTGGTCCGCATACCTCCACGATGGGGCCCGCACCGCGGTGCGGCCGCGCACGCCACTCCATCGTGGGAGTGTCGGCGCGCCGGTTCGCACGAAGTTCCGGGACGGAGGGCGACCCGCAACCGGCGGTCGCCCTCCGTCCGCCGACCGTCAGGCGGAGGCAGCGGCCGCCGAGGTGACGAACTCGGAAGCCTCGCGTGCCTGTTGCCGCACCGTCGAGAGATCGTGGTGCAGCAGTCGACCGCCCTGCTTGACGATGCGTCCGGCCACGAGCACGGTGTCCACGTTGCCGGGGTGGGCCGCGCTGACCACCGAGCCGATCGGGTCGTGCGTGCCCGCCAGGTTCAGGTCCCCGGCGCGCAGCAGCACGATGTCCGCCTGCTTGCCGACCTTCAGCGAGCCGACCCGGTCGCCCAGGCCGAGCGCCCGGGCCCCGTCCAGGGTCGCCATCCGCAGCAGGTCGGCCGGGGTCAGGTGCGGTCCCGGCACGAGGTAGCTGGTGAGCAGCCCGGCCCGGATCACCGAGAACATGTCGCCGCCCACGGTGGTGACCACGTCCACGCCGAGTCCGGTGGTCACCCCGGCGGCGCGCAACCGACCGATCAGCGGACCTCCGTGGCCCAGTCGGGCCTCGACCGCGGGCGTGATCGAGACCGCCGAGCCGGAGTCGGCAATCATCGCCAACTCGTCGTCAGCCAGCGAGTTCCCGTGCACGTAAAGGGTGTTCGGGCGGAGCAGTCCGTGCTCCCGCAGCACCTCGATCGGCCGGTCGTTCACCGGACCGCTGGCGACATGGGTGACGATCGGCAGGCCCAGTTCGTCGGCCAGCCGCCAGTCCGCCTCGATCGCGTCCAGCTTCTGGTTCGACGGGCCGAGCGAGGCCGCCGCCATGGTGATCAGCGACTCGCCGCCGACCAGTTCCCGGGCGCGGCGGACGTCGTCCTGGTGCTGCGGGGTGAGCAGGTAGCCGAAGACCGCGCGGACCCCGGCCGCGCGTGTCCCGTCAAGTGCGGCCTCGGCGTAGTCGAGGTCGAAGCCGGGGACGAAGCCGTCGCTCTGGACCCGGTCCGCCCGCGCGTAGGCGAAGTCCTGGACCGTGGTGACACCGGCGTCCAGGCACTCCAGCGAGCCGAGCAGGTTGGCCGCCCGCACGTCCTCCGGCCGGAACCGGGGGCCGAGCTGTTGGCGCACCAACTGGAAGTAGTCGGGCAGGTCCACGTCCACCGCGATGGACCGCAGGACCGCCTGCCAGACATGGCGGTGGGTGTCCACGAAGCCCGGCAGCACGATCCGGTCGGACGCGTCCAGGACCGTCGTCCCGGCCGGGATCCGAAGGTTCGGGCCGACGGCGGCGATCCGGCCGTCTTCGATCAGCACGTCCCATCCGGGGTGCGCGCTCGGTTCCGGCTCGGTGTCGATGACGAGCCCGTTGCGTAGCAGGAAGGATTCCATGGTATGCCTCCAAGGCAGGCCCACGAGCAATTCTTTCCCTGAATCTATAACGCTTTCCGGTGGTCTGATGCAATACCGCCGACCGGATGCGAAACGGTTAGCCAGGTTTGAGTGGAGCTTTAACGCGGCGCTCCACCATGGGTCCGTGGGACCGCCGTCCCTCCCGGAGAATCCGGCGCACGGGAAATCCAGGGCACTTTTTCCGGGCCGAACCACCGGAGTAAATTCGTTTGAAATCATCGAATCATCCGAGCGGCCGAAGAGGAAAATCAGATGGCCATTGTCAGGAGCACACCTCCCGGCGCGGACGCGGACGCGGAAGGCGTCTCGCCGGTGACCGCACTGCGCGAACTGGCGCTCGCCTCCGCTGCGCCGGCGTCGCTACGCGCCGCCATTCGGCTCGGTGTCGCCGACGAACTCGGCGACACTCCCGTGCCGGTACCCCAGCTGGCGAAGCAACTGGACGTCGACGCAGCCGTCCTGACCCGGCTGCTGCGCAATCTGCGCTGCTACGGGGTCTTCGACGAGACCGCCGACGGTCTCGTGCACACGGCGACCTCCCGGCTGCTGCGCGAGGACCACCCGCAGCGGTTGCGGAACTGGGTGCAGTGGGTGACCGAGCCGTGGGTGTGGGAGCTCTGGCCCGACCTGCAGTCGGCGGTCGTGGACGGAAGGGGCCACTTCGAGGAGCGCTACGGCGACGAGTTCTTCGCCCGCCTGCACCGCGAGTGGCCGGAGTCGACAGAGGTGTTCAACCGCTCGCAGACCGAGCTCAGCGCGCTGACCTCGGCGGCCATCGCGGACGCGCTGGACCTGAGCGGGGTCCGCACGTTCGCGGACGTCGGCGGTGGTCGCGGCTTCACGCTGGCCACGCTGCTGGAGCGCAATCCCCACCTGCACGGGACGCTGGTTGACCTGCCGGCCGCCGTCGCGCAGCCGGACCCGCGGTTGCGGCCCGGCGGCGCGCTGGCGGCCCGCAGCGAGGTGGTCGCCGGTGACTGCCTGCGGGAGATCCCGGTCGAGGCGGAGGTCTACCAGTTCAAGAGCATCCTCGAATGGGACGACGAGCGGACCGTGGTGGCGCTCCGCAACGCCAGGAAGGCCGGTCGCCCGGGCAGTCGGGTGCTCATCATCACCAACCTCGTAGACGACAGTCCGGAGCCCCGGTACGCCACCGGGATCGACCTGCTGTTCCTGCTCAACACGAACGGCAAGCGGCACACCAAGGAGGGTGTGACCGCGTTGGTGGAGCGGGCCGGTCTGCGCTTCGAGAGCCTGTCCTCGATCCCGCCGCTGCTGCACGTGGTCGAGGCGTCCGTCCCCGAGTAGAGGAATTGAGGATTCCACAATGAACACCCCTATCGCCCAGCCGGACGCCGCGGCGGAGCACGCCGCCAACGAGGCGTTCGCGGAGCTCCTGTTCTCCCCCGAGGGGCTCGCCGACCCATTCTCCCGCTACCAGCGACTCCGTGAGGCCGTCCCCGTCCACCGCACCACGATGGGCACCTGGGTGCTCACCCGCTACGACGACGTCGACGAGTTCTTGCGCAGTCGTCAGGTGGACAAGCAGATCCAGGTCTGGATGGCTGGTCGCTTCACCGGTGAATGGCAGCAGCACCAGGCGCTGCGCAAGCTGGCGGCGAACCTGCTCTGGACCAATCCGCCCGAGCACACCCGGCTCCGGCGCAGCATCAACCAAGCCTTCACCGAGAAGCGGATCCTTGAGCACCGGGCCGCCATCGAGAACCGCTTCGACGAACTCATGGCCCCGCTGGTCGCGGCGGGCGGCGGGGACTTCTGCAACGACGTCTGCTTCCCGCTGGCGCTCAGTGTGGTGGCCGACCTGATCGGTGTCCCGCAGCAGGAGGCGCCGCTGCTGCGCGACAAGATCCGGGACTTCCAGCGCACCTTCGAGCCGGGCATGACTGCCGCCGAACTGCTCACCGCAGACGAGGCGGCGAAGTTCCTGGACGACTACTTCGCCGACCTGGTCCGGCAGAAGCAGCGCCGTCGCGGCGACGACCTGGTCTCCGCGCTGCTCGACCTGGAGAACGAGGACGAGCGGCTCACCTTCGACGAACTCGTCCAGATGTGCCACATGATCATCGCGGCGGGGAGCGAGACCACCACCTTCTTCCTGACCAACGGCATCCGGCTGTTCGCCGAACACCCGGACCAGGCCGACCTGGTGCGCGCCGACCCGTCACTGCTGCGGCAGGCGACCGAGGAGGTGCTGCGCTACATGCCGTCCGCGCACATGATCCCGCGGACGACGAACGAGGCCGTGGTGGTCGGCGGGGTGGAGATCCCTGCCAACTCCCGGGTCATGGTCTGGATCGCGGCCGCCAACCGCGACCCGGCACACTTCACCGACCCGGAGCGGTTCGACGTCACGCGCAAGGAGAGCGCGCCGATGTCCTACGGCCTCGGCACGCACTACTGCCTCGGCTGGCGGCTGGCCAACCTCCAGGCCGACGTGGTCTTCGCGGCGATGCTCGACCGGTTCACCGACATCGAGATCACCGAGCCGCTGCGACCCCGGGCGCGGGTCGCCTTCCCGCAGCTGGACGCTCTGCGGATCCGCTTCCGTGACCGCACGGCGCGGCGTTCGGTCGAGCCCGGCACGGTGCGCTTCCTCTCCGCGGAGTACCTGGCCGACCTGGCGACCCTGGCCCCGGCGAACCAGGCGACCATCCCGCACGTCAACGTCCGGCTCCAGTTCCACGCCACCCGAACGCCTGAGGGGCCGGTCGACTACTACCTGGTCATCGAGAAGGGGGTGATCGTCCGGGCCGGGCGCGGCCTGCTCGACGACAGCGACCTCGGGATCACCGCGGCCTACCGCGACCTGGCCGACTTCCAGTCGGGCGAGCTGCACGCCACCTCGGCCTTCGTGACCGGGCAGTTCAAGCTCTCCGGCGACCGCGCCAAACTACTGGAACTGATGCTGGTGCTCCAGTCGGGCAACTACCACCAGTTCACCGCGGAGCTGTGGGCGAGGACGACATGGTGACCCACACCCTGGTCTTCTCGTTCCCCGCGGACATGACCGAGGCCGACCGCGACCGGTTCTTCCAGGAGGGTTCCGCGCTGGTGCTCGGCTCGGGCCTGGCGGAGTCCTACGAGCACCGGCGGCACATCCCGCTGGTGGACGACGTCGGGGAGGTGCTGGCGCCGGTCTTCGTCGCCTCCGCCATCGCCCAGGTCCGCTGCCGCGACCTCGACGCCATGCGGCGGCTGTTCGCGTACCCGGCGCTGGGCGCGTTCGTGCAGCGCTGGCAGCGGCAGTTCCCGTACCAAGCGGTGACCATCAACTCCCAGGACTAGAAACCGCGTTCAGTCATTCCGCGGCGCTGAACCGGGCCGCGGAGAATCCCCCGGAAGATTCCCCATACAAACGGAGCGATGTCCATGCCGGTCAATCCGCATGCCTTGGCGCAGCGCGATCCGCGCTTCGCCGATCAGCGCTGGCTCCTGGACCTGGCCATCGAGCTGATGGGCCCGGAATGGGACCAGGACCGCCTGCACTACCTCTCGGCCCCGGTCAGCGCCGACCACACCGGCGCCATCCTCGGACTGCGGGAGTCGATCCGCAAGTTCGACGACTTCACCCGGGAGATGGCCACCCTGGCCCGGCACTTCGAGCTCCGCGGGGACGCGCAGCGCCGCGCCGGTCACGTCGTGTCCGCCGCCGACGACCACTTCGCCGCGGCGATCCTGTACGGCGGCGCACAGTGGCCGATCTTCGCCAACACGGAACTCAACGTCGTCCTTGAGCAGAAGAAGACCGACTGCTACACCGCCTACACACGGGGCGCCGACCACCCGATCGAACCGGTGGAGATCCCGTACGACGGCCGGTCGCTGACCGGCTGGTTCCACCTGCCCGCCGGGCGCACCGCGGCGGACGGCCCACTGCCCTGCGTGGTGATGCTGTCGGGAATGGACGGGTTCAAGGAGATGAACGTCTTCGCGAGCGCGGACCGCTACCTTCGGCGCGGCATGGCGGTGCTCTCACTCGACGGACCCGGCCAGGGCACCTCCCTGGTGCGGGAGATCTGGTACGAGCCTGATCGGTTCGGGGAGGTCGGCGTCGCCGCCTACACGGCCGTCGCCGCCCGTCCCGAGGTCGACCCGGCCCGGGTGATGCTCTGCGGGGTGAGCCAGGGCTCGTTCTGGACCACCCAGATGGCCGCCGCCGAACCCCGGTACGCCGCCTGCGCGGTCATGTTCACCTGCTTCGACCCGGGCAACACCGCGATGTTCACCACCCTCTCGCCGACCTTCCGGCAGCGCTTCATGTACATGACGGGCAGTGCCGGAGTGGAGGAGTTGGACGCCAAGGTGGCCACGATGACCGTGGACGGCCTCGGCAAGCGCATCCGGATGCCCTACCTGGCCGTCATGGGCGAGGACGATCCGCTGTGCGACCCGGTGGACACCTACGGCCATCTCAACGCCGTGGCCGGTCCCAAGGAACTGCTCCTCTACACCGGGGAGCACCACGCCCCAGTCACCCGGCCGTCCGGCAGGCGCGGCCCGCAGGTCTTCCTGGCGGTCGCCGACTGGCTCGCCGACCGAGCCGCAGGCATCCCGTTCGACTCCCGGCACACCATCGTCGACGCCCGCGGTCTCAGTCACACGGAACCCTGGGGCGATGACCGCCGGTACACATACGGTGCCCCGCTCGACCCGCGCACCCTGCTCGGGGAGGGGCCGGGCACCGGTCTGTCCTGACCTGACGTCCCGTCACCCATAATGCTGGAGTTCCCATGTCCGTCGCCGCAGGCGCCGTCTCGATCGTGCTCGCCGCGCTGCTCGTGTACTTCTCCTTCGTCACCTTCACCGGCCGGATGGGGGTGCGGCGCGGGATCGTCGAACTGGGGCTGCCGCCGTCCGCGGTGCCGCTCCTCGGCGCGGCGCAGTTCGCCGGTGCGCTCGGCCTGCTGGCGGGTCTGTTCTGGACGCCGCTGGCGCTGGCCGCCGCCGTCTGCCTGGTCGTCTACTTCCTCGGTGCGGTCGGGGCGCACGTCCGGGCCGGACATCCGGAACGGGCGCGGGTGGCGGTGGCGATCCTGGTCGGCTCGGCCCTGGCGCTGGTCCTGGTTGCCGTCAAAGCCGGTTAGCAGCACCTGAGTTGTCCCTTCCACGACTCCTGAAGAGGTCATCGTGCAACGTGCGAAGCCGTTCATCCTCGCTCCGACCGATGCCCGGCCGGACGCCCCCAGCCCGGAGGACGCCACCGGGGTGCTGTTCCGGACCGGGTTCAAGCTGGTCGCCCGGGACACCGCCGGGCAGTTCAGCCTGCTGGAGTGGAACCTCGACCCCTGGCAGCTCGGGCCGGGCCTGCACCAGCACAACTTCGACGAGGCGTTCTACGTGCTGGCCGGTCAGGTGTTGTTCCAGATCCGGGACGAGCGCCACGTACTGGGCCCCCGCCAGGTGGCCTGGATGCCGCGGAACACCCCGCACTCCTTCTCCAACAACGGACCCGAGCCGGCCACCGGGCTGACCATCTCCACCCCCGGCGGTTTGGAGGACATCTTCGCCGCGCTGTCCGGGGACGGCCCGGCCGAGGTCGACGCCGACGCGTACCCGTTCGAGGTGACCCACCTGGGGCCGCCGGTCCGCGCCGAGCACGCCCCGCAGTAGCTAGGGCCGACAGCGGTTCCCGGACCCCCGGAACCGCCCATTCGATGCGAAGGGATCACTGCAATGACCGAGGAAACCACGTTCACGCGGATTCGTGACTACATGGTGGGGCCAGCGAGGTTCATGAACCTGCTGAGTGTATTCGAGCTCGGCATCGTCGACGCGCTGCGGGCCGAGACCGGCCTGACCGCGTCCCAACTCGCGGTCACCTCCGGGGCCACCGCGGACGCGGTGGAGCAGTTGCTGCTGCTGCCGGTCAAGGACGGCTTCCTCGCGTACGACGAGGCCACCGGCGGGTACTCCCTCGACGAGCTGGGCCGCGTCGACCAGGCCGACCTGCAACGGCTGCTCAGCCTGATGGACATGATCAAGGTGGTGATGCTCCGTCAGGTGTTCTACCTGACCGACAGCGTCCGCGAGCGGACCGTGGTCGGGCTGAAGTCGCTCTACGGCTTCGACGGCAACCTGTACGGGGCGGTCGCGGAGCACAAGGACCTGCGGGATTCCTGGGCGACCCTGATGAACAACGTCACCGCCCACATCGACCCGTGGTTCTTCGCCAACATCGACGTCCCCGCCGGATCGCGGGTGCTGGACGTGGCCGGGAACACCGGGCTCGGCGCGATCCTGACGCACCAGCTGAAGAACTCGCCCGGGCTCCGGGTGACCACCTTCGACCTGCCCGAGAAGCAGCAGGAGTGCCTGGAGAACTTCCGTACCCACGGGGTCGCCGAACACTGCTCGTTCATCGGCGGCGACGTCTTCGAGAGCGTTCCCTCGGGGCACGACATCGTGCTGATCAAGCACTTCCTGGACATGTTCGACCGAGAGCAGGTGCTGCGGATCCTCACCGGCGTCAGCCAGGCGCTGGAGGTCGGCGGGCAGGTCAACATCCTGGTGCCGGTCTACCCGGAGGAGACCAGGGGCGCGACCAACGTCGACATCGACTTCTTCCCGGCCTTCTTCCTCGGCTGCACCATGGGCCAGGGCGGCCCGCAGAAGATGTCGACCTACCAGGGCTGGCTGGAGCAGTGCGGCTTCACGGTCACCCGGACGCTGACCCAGGAGCCGGCCACCATGGCCCCCGGGACCTTCGTCGTCCACGGCATCCTGTCCGCGACCAAGACGTCGTGACGGGCGGTGCCGTCCGGCTCGGCGTCCATCTGTGGCCCGGCGGCGCGCCGGACTACCCGACCTGGCGGGCGGCGGTGCTGGAAGCCGAGGAACTGGGCGCGGACGTGGTCCTCGGCTACGACCACTTCCACCGTCCCGCGGTGCGGCGCGGCCCGACCGGCATCGAGATCGACCCGGTGCAGCCCGATGCCGGCAACTTCGAGGGCTGGACCGCGCTCGCGTCCTGGGGCGAGATCACCACGCGCGTCGAGATCGGCCTGCTGGTGACCGGAATCGGGTATCGCAACCCCGAACTGCTCGCCGACATGGCCCGCACCGTCGACCACATCAGCAGGGGACGGCTGATCCTCGGCGTCGGCGCCGGTTGGTACCAGAAGGACTACACGGGCTACGGCTACGAGTACGGGACGCTCCGCTCCCGGATGGACCTCTTCGCCGAGGGCGTGCCCCGGATCGAGCACCGCCTCGGGCAGTTGAACCCGCCGCCGTTGCGGCGGATCCCGCTGCTCATCGGCGGCGGCGGGGAACGCCGGACGCTGCCGCTGGTCGCCCGGCACGCCCACATCTGGCACTGCGGGCTGGAGGTCGATGCCTACCGGCGCAAGAACGAACTGGTCAAGCAGTACGCCGCGGAGATCGGTCGGGACCACGGCGAGATCGAACGGGCGTCCAACTGGAGCACCGCGGCCGCGGCCGAGGCCCTGCTCGCCGAGGGTGTGACGCTCTTCGTCACCGAGATCAAGCCCACGGCGGCGGGTTACGACTTCCGGCCGCTCGCGGAGATGCTGGCGTGGCGGAAGGCCGTCGCCGGGTGACGTCAGCGCGCCGGCCCGCATGGCGCCGCTGTGCGGCGGACAGGGGCCCCGGTCCCGTCGGTTTCCGACGGGACCGGGGCCCCTGTCCGCGGTACCCGCTAACGGCGGACGTACCGGCCCAGC includes these proteins:
- a CDS encoding SDR family NAD(P)-dependent oxidoreductase — encoded protein: MRTTLITGANKGLGFAAARRLIEAGHTVYLGCRDADRGRRAATELGARLVVLDVTDDSSVEAAAKTIAADGGLDVLVNNAGVQVEMSESGTVGAADVTADLMRRTFETNVFGTVRVTHAILPLLERSAAAVMVNVSSGLASLTRVTAPGTPSYAYPGVAYPASKAAVNMVTVQYAKAFPWMRVNAVEPGFTSTDLNGNTGAQTVEQGAEVIVRMAMVAPDGPTGGYFSAGGTLPW
- a CDS encoding amidohydrolase family protein; its protein translation is MESFLLRNGLVIDTEPEPSAHPGWDVLIEDGRIAAVGPNLRIPAGTTVLDASDRIVLPGFVDTHRHVWQAVLRSIAVDVDLPDYFQLVRQQLGPRFRPEDVRAANLLGSLECLDAGVTTVQDFAYARADRVQSDGFVPGFDLDYAEAALDGTRAAGVRAVFGYLLTPQHQDDVRRARELVGGESLITMAAASLGPSNQKLDAIEADWRLADELGLPIVTHVASGPVNDRPIEVLREHGLLRPNTLYVHGNSLADDELAMIADSGSAVSITPAVEARLGHGGPLIGRLRAAGVTTGLGVDVVTTVGGDMFSVIRAGLLTSYLVPGPHLTPADLLRMATLDGARALGLGDRVGSLKVGKQADIVLLRAGDLNLAGTHDPIGSVVSAAHPGNVDTVLVAGRIVKQGGRLLHHDLSTVRQQAREASEFVTSAAAASA
- a CDS encoding methyltransferase; its protein translation is MAIVRSTPPGADADAEGVSPVTALRELALASAAPASLRAAIRLGVADELGDTPVPVPQLAKQLDVDAAVLTRLLRNLRCYGVFDETADGLVHTATSRLLREDHPQRLRNWVQWVTEPWVWELWPDLQSAVVDGRGHFEERYGDEFFARLHREWPESTEVFNRSQTELSALTSAAIADALDLSGVRTFADVGGGRGFTLATLLERNPHLHGTLVDLPAAVAQPDPRLRPGGALAARSEVVAGDCLREIPVEAEVYQFKSILEWDDERTVVALRNARKAGRPGSRVLIITNLVDDSPEPRYATGIDLLFLLNTNGKRHTKEGVTALVERAGLRFESLSSIPPLLHVVEASVPE
- a CDS encoding cytochrome P450; the protein is MNTPIAQPDAAAEHAANEAFAELLFSPEGLADPFSRYQRLREAVPVHRTTMGTWVLTRYDDVDEFLRSRQVDKQIQVWMAGRFTGEWQQHQALRKLAANLLWTNPPEHTRLRRSINQAFTEKRILEHRAAIENRFDELMAPLVAAGGGDFCNDVCFPLALSVVADLIGVPQQEAPLLRDKIRDFQRTFEPGMTAAELLTADEAAKFLDDYFADLVRQKQRRRGDDLVSALLDLENEDERLTFDELVQMCHMIIAAGSETTTFFLTNGIRLFAEHPDQADLVRADPSLLRQATEEVLRYMPSAHMIPRTTNEAVVVGGVEIPANSRVMVWIAAANRDPAHFTDPERFDVTRKESAPMSYGLGTHYCLGWRLANLQADVVFAAMLDRFTDIEITEPLRPRARVAFPQLDALRIRFRDRTARRSVEPGTVRFLSAEYLADLATLAPANQATIPHVNVRLQFHATRTPEGPVDYYLVIEKGVIVRAGRGLLDDSDLGITAAYRDLADFQSGELHATSAFVTGQFKLSGDRAKLLELMLVLQSGNYHQFTAELWARTTW
- a CDS encoding S9 family peptidase; amino-acid sequence: MPVNPHALAQRDPRFADQRWLLDLAIELMGPEWDQDRLHYLSAPVSADHTGAILGLRESIRKFDDFTREMATLARHFELRGDAQRRAGHVVSAADDHFAAAILYGGAQWPIFANTELNVVLEQKKTDCYTAYTRGADHPIEPVEIPYDGRSLTGWFHLPAGRTAADGPLPCVVMLSGMDGFKEMNVFASADRYLRRGMAVLSLDGPGQGTSLVREIWYEPDRFGEVGVAAYTAVAARPEVDPARVMLCGVSQGSFWTTQMAAAEPRYAACAVMFTCFDPGNTAMFTTLSPTFRQRFMYMTGSAGVEELDAKVATMTVDGLGKRIRMPYLAVMGEDDPLCDPVDTYGHLNAVAGPKELLLYTGEHHAPVTRPSGRRGPQVFLAVADWLADRAAGIPFDSRHTIVDARGLSHTEPWGDDRRYTYGAPLDPRTLLGEGPGTGLS
- a CDS encoding DoxX family protein translates to MSVAAGAVSIVLAALLVYFSFVTFTGRMGVRRGIVELGLPPSAVPLLGAAQFAGALGLLAGLFWTPLALAAAVCLVVYFLGAVGAHVRAGHPERARVAVAILVGSALALVLVAVKAG
- a CDS encoding cupin domain-containing protein; amino-acid sequence: MQRAKPFILAPTDARPDAPSPEDATGVLFRTGFKLVARDTAGQFSLLEWNLDPWQLGPGLHQHNFDEAFYVLAGQVLFQIRDERHVLGPRQVAWMPRNTPHSFSNNGPEPATGLTISTPGGLEDIFAALSGDGPAEVDADAYPFEVTHLGPPVRAEHAPQ
- a CDS encoding acetylserotonin O-methyltransferase, translating into MNLLSVFELGIVDALRAETGLTASQLAVTSGATADAVEQLLLLPVKDGFLAYDEATGGYSLDELGRVDQADLQRLLSLMDMIKVVMLRQVFYLTDSVRERTVVGLKSLYGFDGNLYGAVAEHKDLRDSWATLMNNVTAHIDPWFFANIDVPAGSRVLDVAGNTGLGAILTHQLKNSPGLRVTTFDLPEKQQECLENFRTHGVAEHCSFIGGDVFESVPSGHDIVLIKHFLDMFDREQVLRILTGVSQALEVGGQVNILVPVYPEETRGATNVDIDFFPAFFLGCTMGQGGPQKMSTYQGWLEQCGFTVTRTLTQEPATMAPGTFVVHGILSATKTS
- a CDS encoding LLM class F420-dependent oxidoreductase, which codes for MTGGAVRLGVHLWPGGAPDYPTWRAAVLEAEELGADVVLGYDHFHRPAVRRGPTGIEIDPVQPDAGNFEGWTALASWGEITTRVEIGLLVTGIGYRNPELLADMARTVDHISRGRLILGVGAGWYQKDYTGYGYEYGTLRSRMDLFAEGVPRIEHRLGQLNPPPLRRIPLLIGGGGERRTLPLVARHAHIWHCGLEVDAYRRKNELVKQYAAEIGRDHGEIERASNWSTAAAAEALLAEGVTLFVTEIKPTAAGYDFRPLAEMLAWRKAVAG